Proteins found in one Maridesulfovibrio sp. genomic segment:
- the ruvX gene encoding Holliday junction resolvase RuvX, whose translation MKALGIDFGTKRVGLAITDPDQMFAFPLKVMQRTTRDAMFSELLEIIDNEKVGDIVVGLPLSMAGEDTLTTRQVRNFAASLERRVDLPIHLVDERLSSIAAEDELKEAGLWDRKRKKNLDSQAAKIILETWLARA comes from the coding sequence ATGAAAGCTCTAGGTATAGACTTCGGAACTAAGCGCGTGGGTCTGGCGATTACCGACCCGGATCAAATGTTCGCGTTTCCGTTAAAGGTAATGCAACGAACTACCCGCGACGCTATGTTCTCTGAATTACTTGAGATTATAGATAATGAAAAGGTCGGCGACATTGTCGTCGGCCTTCCTCTTTCTATGGCCGGCGAAGACACCCTGACTACACGGCAGGTGCGTAACTTTGCTGCTTCACTGGAAAGAAGAGTTGATTTACCCATCCATCTTGTTGATGAAAGACTCAGTTCAATTGCTGCGGAAGATGAACTTAAGGAGGCCGGACTTTGGGACCGGAAAAGGAAAAAAAATCTGGACAGTCAGGCGGCGAAGATAATTCTGGAAACGTGGCTCGCCCGAGCTTGA